Proteins from a single region of Pseudomonas fulva:
- the purT gene encoding formate-dependent phosphoribosylglycinamide formyltransferase translates to MPRIGTPLSPSATRVLLCGSGELGKEVVIELQRLGVEVIAVDRYANAPAMQVAHRSHVINMLDGAALRAVIEQEKPHYVVPEIEAIATATLVELENEGYTVIPSARAAQLTMNREGIRRLAAEELGLPTSPYQFADSFEEFQAAVGAIGFPCVVKPIMSSSGKGQSVLKGADDVQKAWDYAQAGGRAGKGRVIVEGFIDFDYEITLLTVRHVGGTTFCAPVGHRQEKGDYQESWQPQAMSPAARAEAERIALAVTGSLGGRGLFGVELFVKGDQVWFCEISPRPHDTGLVTLISQDLSEFALHARAILGLPIPAIRQFGPSASAVILVEGESKQVSFGSLGAALTEADTALRLFGKPEVSGQRRMGVALARDESLDAARAKALRSAQAVKVEL, encoded by the coding sequence ATGCCCCGTATCGGAACCCCCCTGTCGCCCAGCGCGACCCGTGTGTTGCTGTGTGGCTCGGGCGAGCTCGGCAAGGAAGTGGTCATCGAACTGCAGCGCCTCGGCGTGGAAGTGATCGCCGTCGATCGCTACGCCAATGCCCCGGCCATGCAGGTGGCGCATCGCAGCCACGTGATCAACATGCTTGACGGCGCGGCGCTGCGTGCAGTGATCGAGCAGGAGAAGCCGCACTACGTCGTGCCGGAAATCGAGGCCATCGCCACCGCCACCCTGGTCGAGCTGGAGAACGAAGGCTACACCGTGATCCCCAGTGCACGCGCCGCGCAGCTGACCATGAACCGCGAAGGCATCCGTCGCCTGGCCGCCGAAGAGCTCGGCCTGCCGACCTCGCCCTATCAGTTCGCCGATTCCTTCGAGGAGTTCCAGGCGGCAGTCGGCGCCATCGGCTTCCCGTGCGTGGTCAAGCCGATCATGAGCTCGTCGGGCAAGGGCCAGTCGGTACTCAAGGGCGCCGATGACGTGCAGAAAGCCTGGGATTACGCCCAGGCTGGCGGTCGCGCCGGCAAGGGCCGGGTGATCGTCGAGGGCTTCATCGACTTCGATTACGAAATCACCCTGCTCACCGTACGTCACGTCGGCGGCACCACCTTCTGTGCGCCGGTCGGCCATCGCCAGGAGAAGGGCGACTACCAGGAATCCTGGCAGCCCCAGGCGATGAGCCCGGCGGCCCGCGCCGAGGCGGAACGTATCGCCCTGGCCGTCACCGGCTCGCTGGGTGGCCGCGGCCTGTTCGGCGTCGAGCTGTTCGTCAAGGGTGACCAGGTGTGGTTCTGTGAAATCTCGCCGCGCCCCCACGACACTGGGCTGGTCACCCTGATCTCCCAGGACCTGTCCGAATTCGCCCTGCATGCCCGCGCCATCCTCGGTCTGCCGATCCCGGCGATCCGCCAGTTCGGCCCGTCCGCCTCGGCAGTGATCCTGGTCGAAGGTGAGTCGAAACAGGTCAGCTTTGGCAGCCTGGGCGCCGCGCTCACCGAGGCGGATACCGCCCTGCGCCTGTTCGGCAAGCCGGAGGTCAGCGGCCAACGCCGCATGGGCGTGGCCCTGGCCCGCGACGAGTCGCTGGACGCGGCCCGCGCCAAGGCGCTGCGCTCGGCACAGGCGGTCAAGGTCGAGCTGTAA
- a CDS encoding HlyC/CorC family transporter — MNAPSPLFQLAVLLILLGCATFFICARTVLFGLNRYRLRYRARQGHRAAARLIALLDQPQRLSATLRIGTICSTMAASVAATLLALRHGAPGTLAPSPFILTLAVLMLAHPFGRLLAILPPPLFAYPASRPLALVSLALSPLTRLLMTIGQGLRRRIGKADPGTEPDDAPSLTELRDALQADDLPLPAERRAMLLGVLELDKVSVEDVMIPRHEINGIDLSGSTPLFEQIRAASHTRLPVYRNSLNQTEGILHMRRLAGRRELDEAAVLQACDAAYFVPQGTTLANQLVSFQQHRYRTAVVVDEYGEAMGIVTLEDILEEIVGDLSSVETAHPREFHALGDGTWSIQGSAYLREVNRALGWQLPVDGPKTVNGLVTEVLENIPDCAVCLQVGRYRLEIVQAGGSRVLEVRAWEAQQH, encoded by the coding sequence GTGAACGCACCCTCTCCGCTGTTCCAGCTGGCCGTGCTGCTGATCCTGCTGGGCTGCGCGACCTTTTTCATCTGCGCGCGTACCGTGCTGTTCGGCCTCAACCGCTATCGGTTGCGCTACCGGGCGCGCCAGGGCCATCGCGCGGCCGCCCGGCTGATCGCCCTGCTCGACCAGCCCCAGCGGCTGTCGGCCACCCTGCGCATCGGCACCATCTGCAGCACCATGGCCGCCTCGGTCGCCGCCACCCTGCTGGCCTTGCGCCACGGCGCGCCCGGCACCCTGGCGCCGTCGCCCTTCATCCTGACCCTGGCCGTGCTGATGCTCGCCCACCCCTTCGGGCGCCTGCTGGCCATCCTGCCGCCGCCGCTGTTCGCCTACCCGGCCAGTCGACCGCTGGCCCTGGTCAGCCTGGCCCTGTCACCGCTCACCCGCCTGCTGATGACCATCGGCCAGGGCCTGCGCCGACGCATCGGCAAGGCCGATCCAGGCACCGAGCCCGATGATGCGCCGAGCCTCACCGAGCTGCGTGACGCCCTGCAGGCCGACGACCTGCCGCTGCCCGCCGAGCGACGCGCCATGCTGCTGGGCGTGCTGGAGCTGGACAAGGTCAGCGTCGAGGACGTGATGATTCCGCGCCACGAGATCAACGGCATCGACCTGTCGGGCAGCACGCCGCTGTTCGAGCAGATCCGGGCCGCCTCGCACACCCGCCTGCCGGTATACCGCAACAGCCTCAACCAGACCGAAGGCATCCTGCACATGCGCCGCCTGGCCGGACGCCGCGAGCTGGACGAAGCGGCGGTGCTGCAGGCCTGCGACGCGGCGTACTTCGTGCCGCAAGGCACCACGCTGGCGAACCAGCTGGTGAGCTTCCAGCAGCACAGGTACCGCACCGCCGTGGTGGTCGACGAGTATGGCGAGGCCATGGGTATCGTCACCCTGGAAGACATCCTCGAAGAGATCGTCGGCGACCTGAGCTCGGTGGAAACCGCCCATCCTCGTGAGTTTCATGCATTGGGCGACGGCACCTGGTCGATCCAGGGCAGCGCCTATCTGCGTGAAGTGAACCGGGCCCTGGGCTGGCAGCTGCCGGTGGACGGGCCGAAGACGGTCAACGGCCTGGTGACCGAAGTGCTGGAGAACATCCCGGATTGCGCCGTGTGCCTGCAGGTGGGCCGCTACCGGCTGGAGATCGTCCAGGCCGGCGGCAGCCGGGTGCTGGAAGTGCGGGCCTGGGAGGCCCAGCAGCACTGA
- a CDS encoding cytochrome C assembly family protein, with amino-acid sequence MHPLLPSLAAAVLYFGAAGYQGLHLARRSQPSNAVLLLVGVVALLFHGGSLFMQMHYTAGLNLDFFNTASLIAFTVIALILLACQRMPVHNLLLFLFPLGGLTVLCAQFMPSGTSQPIEEGPGILAHILLSIVAYGLLTIAMFQSLLLLVQDHQLKHKHPSGLIRNFPPLQTMESLLFGFLWGGWALLSLSLLSGAVFIDNLFTQHLVHKTILSCFAWVVFAVLLWGRHQLGWRGHKAIRWTLAGFCLLMLAFFGSKLVREFILHI; translated from the coding sequence ATGCACCCTCTGTTGCCCAGTCTCGCCGCAGCCGTCCTTTATTTTGGCGCCGCCGGTTACCAAGGCCTGCATCTGGCCCGCCGCAGCCAGCCCAGCAACGCCGTTTTGCTGCTGGTGGGCGTGGTTGCCCTGCTTTTTCACGGTGGCAGCCTGTTCATGCAGATGCACTACACGGCCGGGTTGAACCTGGACTTCTTCAACACCGCCAGCCTGATCGCCTTCACGGTGATCGCCCTTATCCTGCTGGCCTGCCAGCGCATGCCGGTGCACAACCTGCTGCTGTTCCTGTTTCCGCTCGGCGGGCTGACGGTGCTGTGCGCGCAGTTCATGCCCAGCGGCACCAGCCAGCCGATAGAGGAAGGCCCCGGCATCCTCGCCCATATCCTGCTGTCGATCGTGGCCTACGGCCTGCTGACCATCGCCATGTTCCAGTCGCTATTGCTGCTGGTGCAGGATCACCAGCTCAAGCACAAGCATCCATCCGGGCTGATCCGCAACTTCCCGCCGCTGCAGACCATGGAAAGCCTGCTGTTCGGCTTCCTGTGGGGCGGCTGGGCGCTGCTGTCGCTGTCGCTGCTCTCCGGCGCGGTGTTCATCGACAACCTGTTCACCCAGCACCTGGTGCACAAGACCATCCTGTCGTGCTTCGCCTGGGTGGTGTTCGCCGTATTGCTGTGGGGCCGCCATCAGCTCGGCTGGCGCGGCCACAAGGCGATCCGCTGGACCCTGGCCGGTTTCTGCCTGCTGATGCTGGCCTTCTTCGGCAGCAAGCTGGTTCGCGAATTCATCCTCCATATCTGA
- the ffh gene encoding signal recognition particle protein yields MFENLTDRLSQTLRSVTGKAKLTEDNIKDTLREVRMALLEADVALPVVKDFVARVKERAVGTEVSKSLTPGQAFVKIVRLELESLMGAANEDLDLSTTPPAVVLMAGLQGAGKTTTVGKLARLLKERKKKSVMVVSADVYRPAAIKQLETLANDLGVTFFPSDITQKPVAIAEAAIREARLKYIDVVLVDTAGRLAVDAEMMAEIQALHAAVKPVETLFVVDAMTGQDAANTAKAFNDALPLTGVVLTKVDGDARGGAALSVRAITGKPIKFIGMGEKSEALEPFHPERIASRILGMGDVLSLIEQAEQTLDREKAEKLTKKLKKGKGFDLEDFRDQLVQMKSMGGLGGLMDKLPQMGGVNLAQMGNAQGAAEKQFKQMEAIINSMTPAERRDPDIISGSRKRRIAMGSGTQVQDIGRLIKQHKQMQKMMKKFSAKGGMAKMMRGMGSMMPGGGMPKF; encoded by the coding sequence ATGTTCGAAAACTTAACCGATCGCCTCTCGCAGACTCTGCGCAGTGTCACTGGCAAGGCCAAGCTGACCGAGGACAACATCAAGGACACCCTGCGCGAAGTGCGCATGGCGTTGCTCGAGGCCGACGTGGCGCTGCCCGTGGTCAAGGATTTCGTCGCCCGCGTCAAGGAGCGCGCGGTCGGCACCGAGGTGTCCAAGAGCCTGACCCCGGGCCAGGCGTTCGTGAAGATCGTGCGCCTGGAGCTGGAAAGCCTCATGGGCGCCGCCAACGAAGACCTCGACCTGAGCACCACACCGCCGGCGGTGGTGTTGATGGCCGGTCTGCAGGGTGCCGGTAAGACCACCACCGTGGGCAAGCTGGCGCGCCTGCTCAAGGAGCGCAAGAAGAAGAGCGTGATGGTGGTGTCCGCGGACGTCTACCGCCCGGCGGCGATCAAGCAGCTGGAAACCCTGGCCAATGACCTGGGCGTGACCTTCTTCCCCTCCGATATCACCCAGAAGCCGGTGGCCATCGCCGAAGCGGCGATCCGCGAAGCCAGGCTCAAGTACATCGACGTGGTGCTGGTCGATACCGCCGGCCGCCTGGCCGTCGATGCCGAGATGATGGCCGAGATCCAGGCCCTGCACGCCGCGGTCAAGCCGGTGGAAACCCTGTTCGTGGTCGATGCCATGACCGGTCAGGACGCCGCCAACACCGCCAAGGCCTTCAATGACGCACTGCCGCTGACCGGCGTGGTGCTCACCAAGGTCGACGGCGACGCCCGTGGCGGTGCTGCGCTGTCGGTGCGCGCCATCACCGGCAAGCCGATCAAGTTCATCGGTATGGGCGAGAAGAGCGAAGCGCTCGAGCCGTTCCACCCCGAGCGGATCGCCTCGCGCATTCTCGGCATGGGCGACGTGCTCAGCCTGATCGAGCAGGCCGAGCAGACCCTCGACCGCGAGAAGGCCGAGAAGCTCACCAAGAAGCTCAAGAAGGGCAAGGGCTTCGACCTCGAGGACTTCCGCGATCAGCTCGTGCAGATGAAGAGCATGGGCGGCCTCGGCGGCCTGATGGACAAGCTGCCGCAGATGGGCGGTGTCAACCTGGCACAGATGGGCAATGCCCAGGGCGCGGCGGAAAAGCAGTTCAAGCAGATGGAGGCGATCATCAACTCGATGACTCCCGCCGAGCGCCGCGACCCCGATATCATCAGTGGCTCGCGCAAGCGCCGTATCGCCATGGGTTCCGGTACCCAGGTGCAGGACATCGGCCGGCTGATCAAGCAGCACAAGCAGATGCAGAAGATGATGAAGAAATTCAGCGCCAAAGGCGGCATGGCCAAGATGATGCGCGGCATGGGCAGCATGATGCCCGGCGGCGGCATGCCGAAGTTCTGA
- the rpsP gene encoding 30S ribosomal protein S16 gives MVTIRLARGGSKKRPFYHLTVTNSRNARDGRFVERIGFFNPIASGAEVKLSVNQERATYWLSQGAQPSERVAQLLKEAAKAAA, from the coding sequence ATGGTAACTATTCGTCTCGCTCGTGGCGGCTCCAAAAAGCGCCCCTTCTACCACCTCACCGTGACCAACAGCCGCAATGCGCGCGACGGTCGCTTCGTAGAGCGTATCGGTTTCTTCAACCCGATCGCCTCGGGTGCTGAAGTCAAGCTGTCCGTGAATCAAGAGCGCGCCACCTACTGGCTGAGCCAGGGTGCCCAGCCGTCTGAGCGTGTTGCTCAGCTGCTGAAAGAAGCTGCCAAGGCTGCTGCCTAA
- the rimM gene encoding ribosome maturation factor RimM (Essential for efficient processing of 16S rRNA): MSTTPAPAEDLLVLGKIVSVHGVKGEIKVYSFTDPLDNVLDYPRWTLRREGEVKQVELAGGRLQGKVLVARLKGLDDREVARTYAGFEICVPRSQLPELDDGEFYWYQLEGLKVIDQAGQLLGKVDHLFETGANDVMVVKPCADSLDDRERLLPYTQQCVLSIDLEAGEMQVDWDADF, encoded by the coding sequence ATGAGCACGACGCCGGCCCCCGCCGAGGATCTTCTGGTTCTCGGCAAGATCGTTTCGGTGCATGGCGTCAAGGGTGAGATAAAGGTGTATTCCTTTACCGATCCCCTGGATAACGTGCTCGACTACCCCCGCTGGACGCTACGGCGCGAAGGCGAGGTGAAACAGGTTGAACTGGCTGGTGGACGCTTGCAGGGCAAGGTTCTGGTCGCCAGGCTCAAGGGGCTCGATGATCGTGAAGTGGCGCGTACCTACGCGGGCTTCGAGATCTGCGTTCCCAGGAGCCAGCTGCCGGAGCTCGATGACGGCGAGTTCTACTGGTATCAGCTGGAAGGTCTGAAGGTCATCGATCAGGCGGGGCAATTGCTCGGCAAGGTCGATCATCTGTTCGAGACCGGTGCCAATGACGTGATGGTGGTCAAGCCCTGCGCTGATAGCCTCGACGATCGTGAGCGCCTGCTGCCGTATACGCAGCAGTGCGTGTTGTCGATCGACCTCGAGGCTGGCGAGATGCAGGTCGACTGGGATGCGGATTTCTAA
- the trmD gene encoding tRNA (guanosine(37)-N1)-methyltransferase TrmD, translating to MPSLRVDVITLFPEMFAAIGDYGITSRAVRQELLQLTCWNPRSYTTDRHHTVDDRPFGGGPGMVMKIRPLEDALADARQASGGRAKVIYLSPQGRKLTQAAVRELAKEERLILIAGRYEGVDERFIETHVDEEWSIGDYVLSGGELPAMVLIDAVTRLLPGALGHADSAEEDSFTDGLLDCPHYTRPEVYADKRVPQVLLGGNHEHIRRWRLQQSLGRTWERRVDLLDSRSLSGEEKKLLEEYIRQRDDN from the coding sequence ATGCCGAGCTTGCGCGTTGATGTCATCACGCTGTTCCCGGAAATGTTCGCCGCCATCGGCGATTACGGCATCACCAGCCGTGCGGTGAGGCAGGAGCTGTTGCAGCTGACCTGCTGGAACCCGCGCAGCTACACCACGGATCGTCATCACACGGTTGACGACCGCCCCTTCGGAGGTGGTCCCGGCATGGTGATGAAGATCAGGCCGCTTGAGGATGCCCTGGCCGATGCCAGGCAGGCCAGCGGCGGCCGGGCGAAGGTGATCTACCTCTCGCCACAGGGCCGCAAGCTGACCCAGGCGGCGGTACGCGAGCTGGCGAAGGAGGAGCGTTTGATCCTCATCGCCGGCCGCTACGAAGGCGTCGACGAGCGTTTCATCGAAACCCACGTCGACGAGGAATGGTCGATCGGCGACTACGTCCTGTCCGGCGGTGAGCTGCCGGCCATGGTGCTGATCGATGCGGTAACGCGCCTTTTGCCTGGTGCATTGGGTCATGCAGATTCGGCCGAGGAAGACTCCTTCACGGATGGCTTGCTCGACTGCCCGCACTACACCCGTCCGGAGGTGTATGCGGATAAGCGTGTTCCGCAGGTGCTGCTTGGCGGCAACCACGAACACATCCGGCGCTGGCGTTTGCAGCAGTCCCTGGGACGCACCTGGGAACGCCGTGTCGATCTTCTGGATAGCCGCTCGCTTTCTGGAGAAGAGAAGAAGCTGCTGGAGGAATACATCCGCCAGCGGGACGATAACTAA
- the rplS gene encoding 50S ribosomal protein L19, translating into MTNKIIQQLEAEQMSKEIPTFAPGDTVVVQVKVKEGDRQRLQAFEGVVIAKRNRGLNSAFTVRKISSGVGVERTFQTYSPLVDSLAVKRRGDVRKAKLYYLRDLSGKAARIKEKLV; encoded by the coding sequence ATGACCAACAAAATCATTCAGCAACTCGAAGCTGAGCAGATGAGCAAAGAGATCCCGACCTTTGCCCCGGGCGACACCGTAGTCGTTCAGGTGAAAGTAAAGGAAGGTGACCGTCAGCGTCTGCAGGCGTTCGAGGGTGTGGTAATCGCCAAGCGTAACCGTGGTCTGAACAGCGCCTTCACCGTGCGCAAGATTTCCAGCGGCGTTGGCGTTGAGCGTACTTTCCAGACCTACAGCCCGCTGGTCGACAGCCTGGCCGTCAAGCGTCGTGGTGACGTTCGCAAAGCCAAGCTGTACTACCTGCGCGACCTGTCCGGCAAGGCAGCACGCATCAAGGAAAAACTGGTTTAA
- the xerD gene encoding site-specific tyrosine recombinase XerD, whose protein sequence is MSAVDHPLIERFIEALWLEKGLSAHTQAAYRSDLALLNGWLQARGVELQSVGREVLLDHLAWRMSQGYKARSTARLISGMRGFYRFLLREGVIDTDPTLQVDMPQLGRPLPKSLSEADVETLLAAPDLDDPIGLRDRAMLEVLYACGLRVSELVGLTLEQVNLRQGVLRVFGKGSKERLVPMGEEAIGWVERYCREARPALLAGRPADVLFPSLRGEQMTRQTFWHRIKHQARVAGIAKSLSPHTLRHAFATHLLNHGADLRVVQMLLGHSDLSTTQIYTHIARARLQALHAQHHPRG, encoded by the coding sequence ATGTCCGCTGTCGACCATCCATTGATCGAGCGTTTCATCGAGGCCTTGTGGCTGGAGAAAGGCTTGTCTGCCCATACCCAGGCGGCCTATCGCAGTGACCTGGCGCTGCTCAATGGCTGGCTGCAGGCCCGTGGCGTCGAGTTGCAATCGGTCGGGCGCGAGGTGCTGCTCGATCACCTGGCCTGGCGCATGAGCCAGGGCTACAAGGCGCGCTCCACGGCGCGGCTGATTTCCGGCATGCGCGGCTTCTACCGCTTCCTGTTGCGTGAAGGGGTGATCGATACCGACCCTACGCTGCAGGTGGACATGCCCCAGCTTGGCCGGCCCCTGCCGAAATCGCTGTCCGAGGCCGATGTCGAAACGCTGCTGGCGGCGCCGGATCTGGACGATCCCATCGGCCTGCGTGATCGCGCCATGCTCGAGGTGCTGTACGCCTGCGGGTTGCGGGTCAGTGAACTGGTCGGCCTGACCCTCGAGCAGGTCAACCTGCGCCAGGGCGTGCTGCGGGTGTTCGGCAAGGGCAGCAAGGAGCGTCTGGTGCCCATGGGCGAGGAGGCCATCGGCTGGGTCGAGCGCTATTGTCGCGAGGCGCGGCCCGCGCTGCTGGCGGGGCGGCCGGCGGACGTGCTGTTTCCCAGCCTGCGCGGCGAGCAGATGACCCGGCAGACCTTCTGGCACCGCATCAAGCATCAGGCCCGGGTGGCCGGTATCGCCAAGTCGCTGTCGCCGCACACCCTGCGTCACGCCTTCGCGACCCATCTGCTCAATCACGGTGCGGACCTGAGGGTGGTGCAGATGCTGCTGGGCCACAGCGATCTGTCCACCACGCAGATCTACACCCATATCGCCCGTGCCCGCTTGCAGGCCCTGCATGCCCAACACCATCCGCGAGGCTGA
- a CDS encoding DsbC family protein: protein MRVTRIVAAMALGLVSTLGHAADPDQAIRKNLLSIQPDLPIEAIAESPMPGVYQVQLKGGRQLYASADGQFVMQGYLFQFKDGQAINLTEAEEGKAIAKQINGIPAKDMVVFAPKQPKTHITVFTDTDCGYCQKLHSEVGELNKLGVEVRYLAFPRQGLGSKGAKDLASVWCAKDRQAAMNKAKARESVPAATCDNPVAQQYQLGQMIGVNGTPAIILENGKMIPGYQPAAQLAKLALEAK, encoded by the coding sequence ATGCGTGTGACCCGCATCGTCGCGGCCATGGCTCTCGGCCTGGTCAGTACCCTCGGCCATGCCGCCGACCCGGATCAGGCGATCCGCAAGAACCTGCTTTCCATCCAGCCCGATCTGCCGATCGAGGCCATTGCCGAGAGCCCGATGCCCGGCGTCTACCAGGTGCAGCTCAAGGGTGGCCGCCAGCTGTACGCCAGTGCCGACGGTCAGTTCGTGATGCAGGGTTACCTGTTCCAGTTCAAGGATGGCCAGGCCATCAACCTCACCGAGGCGGAAGAAGGCAAGGCCATCGCCAAGCAGATCAACGGCATTCCTGCCAAGGACATGGTGGTGTTCGCGCCGAAACAGCCGAAGACCCATATCACCGTGTTCACCGACACCGACTGTGGTTACTGCCAGAAGCTGCACAGTGAAGTGGGCGAGCTGAACAAGCTGGGTGTCGAAGTGCGCTACCTGGCCTTCCCGCGCCAGGGGCTCGGCAGCAAGGGCGCAAAGGACCTGGCCAGCGTGTGGTGCGCCAAGGATCGCCAGGCGGCGATGAACAAGGCCAAGGCCCGCGAGTCGGTGCCTGCGGCCACCTGCGACAACCCGGTTGCCCAGCAGTATCAGCTGGGGCAGATGATCGGCGTCAATGGCACGCCGGCGATCATTCTCGAAAACGGCAAGATGATTCCCGGCTACCAGCCCGCTGCCCAGCTGGCCAAGCTGGCCCTGGAAGCCAAATGA
- a CDS encoding homoserine dehydrogenase: protein MNPVKVGICGLGTVGGGTVNVLKRNAEEIARRAGRGIEVAQIATRTPKPQYQSTGIIMTDDVFAVASNPEIDIVVELIGGYSVARELVLKAIDNGKHVVTANKALIAVHGNEIFARAREKGVIVAFEAAVAGGIPVIKAIREGLSANRINWLAGIINGTGNFILSEMREKGRTFEDVLAEAQALGYAEADPTFDVEGIDAAHKLTILASIAFGIPLQFDKAYTEGITRLTTADVNYAEALGYRIKHLGVARRTEAGIELRVHPTLIPADRLIANVNGVMNAVMVNGDAAGSTLFYGAGAGMEATASAVVADLVDVVRALTTDPTNRVPHLAFQPDSLSDHPILPITDCESAYYLRIQAKDRPGVLAQVASILSERGINIESIMQKEVEEQDGLVPMILVTHRVAEQRMNDAISALEALADVVGNVVRIRVEQLS, encoded by the coding sequence GTGAATCCGGTCAAAGTAGGCATCTGTGGGCTGGGTACCGTCGGTGGCGGTACCGTGAATGTGCTCAAGCGCAACGCCGAGGAAATCGCGCGTCGTGCCGGGCGTGGCATCGAGGTGGCGCAGATCGCCACCCGTACACCCAAGCCCCAGTACCAGTCGACCGGCATTATTATGACCGACGATGTCTTCGCGGTGGCCAGCAACCCCGAGATCGATATCGTCGTCGAACTCATCGGTGGCTACAGCGTCGCCCGTGAGCTGGTTCTCAAGGCCATCGACAACGGCAAGCACGTGGTCACCGCCAACAAGGCGCTGATCGCCGTGCACGGCAACGAGATCTTTGCCCGCGCCCGCGAAAAGGGCGTGATCGTCGCGTTCGAAGCGGCGGTGGCCGGTGGCATTCCGGTGATCAAGGCGATCCGTGAAGGCCTGTCGGCCAACCGTATCAACTGGTTGGCCGGGATCATCAACGGCACCGGCAACTTCATTCTCAGCGAGATGCGCGAGAAGGGGCGCACCTTCGAGGACGTGCTGGCCGAAGCCCAGGCCCTGGGTTACGCCGAGGCCGACCCGACCTTCGACGTCGAAGGCATCGACGCGGCCCACAAGCTGACCATCCTGGCGTCCATCGCCTTCGGTATTCCGCTGCAGTTCGACAAGGCCTACACCGAAGGCATCACCAGGCTGACCACTGCCGACGTCAACTACGCCGAGGCCTTGGGCTATCGCATCAAGCACCTGGGTGTGGCGCGCCGCACCGAGGCCGGCATCGAGCTGCGCGTGCACCCGACGCTGATCCCGGCCGACCGCCTGATCGCCAACGTCAATGGCGTGATGAACGCGGTGATGGTCAATGGCGACGCCGCCGGCAGCACCCTGTTCTACGGCGCCGGTGCCGGCATGGAAGCGACCGCCTCGGCCGTGGTGGCCGACCTGGTCGACGTGGTGCGGGCGCTGACCACCGACCCGACCAACCGCGTGCCGCACCTGGCCTTCCAGCCGGATTCGCTGTCCGACCACCCGATCCTGCCGATCACCGATTGCGAGAGTGCCTACTACCTGCGCATCCAGGCCAAGGATCGCCCCGGCGTGCTGGCCCAGGTGGCGAGCATCCTGTCGGAGCGCGGCATCAACATCGAATCGATCATGCAGAAGGAAGTCGAGGAGCAGGACGGCCTGGTGCCGATGATCCTGGTCACCCATCGCGTTGCCGAGCAGCGCATGAACGACGCCATTTCTGCCCTGGAAGCGCTGGCCGACGTCGTCGGCAACGTGGTGCGCATCCGCGTCGAACAACTCAGCTAA